GATCCTGTATGCAATGGCTTCAGAAACTTCCATCGGTCGTCTATTTCTGGGTGGAGCCATACCTGGTATTCTAGTTGGTTTAATCATGATGGTAATTACTGCCTATATGTCTGTAAAAGAGGGATATGGAAAAGAAAGAGATAATCCCCCAACTTTTAAAGAAGTTGTTGTTGGTTTCAAAGATGGAATATTTGCCTTAACCATGCCTTTAATCATTATTGGTAGTATTGTTGGCGGGATAGTAACTGCGACCGAAGCTTCTGTTTTAGCTGTTTTCTGTGCTTTGATATTAGGATTTTTTGTATTCAAAGAATTAAAATTAAAGATATTTACCCCGCTATTAAAGAAACTATTCGCTCGACAGCTGTAGTTATGTTAATTGTAGTTATAGCTACTTTTTTAGGTTGGTTGCTGGCTTATGGTCAATTGCCCCAGCGAATATCTCTTGCTCTGCTATCGATTTCTAATAATCCTGTAGTTATTTTATTAATCATCAATTTAATCTTGCTCATTATTGGTACTTTTTCAGATGTTGCTCCTAATATCTTGATTTTAACACCCATTTTTTTACCGGTAGTTGTAAATTTAGGAATAGATCCGGTACATTTTGGTGTTGTTATGATTGTGAATCAAGCAATTGCTCTGGTAACTCCACCGGTTGGTAACTGTTTATATATTTGCGCCAATCTTTCTAAATGTAGTGTAGAAAAGGTTTTTGGAGCATCTATTCCTTATTTATTAGCTAATCTGCTTGTACTGATTTTGGTCACTTTATGGCCAGCAATGGTATTATGGCTACCAAAAATGTTGATGCCTTAGATTAATTTTGGAAGGCATCTTTATACGTTGCTCGATAATTCAATTTCTTTTCTTATCCAAATCAATTTTAGATAATTTAGTAGATGTTCTATTTCAGGGAGATAATAAAGAGAAAAGATAAAACAGTCACGCCGGGGTATTGCAACCCCTTTATGTCGAAATAGACTAACAAATAGTTAGCATAAACCATAAGACTTTTTATTGTTAATAGTAGAGAGATTTCAAGAGAAAGATAGGGTATGTGAGAGAAACCTGAATAAAGGAGGAATAAAATATTATTAATTTCAGAACCTGGATTATATGTAAAACCGGTAATCTATTTTAATATTATTGTTTAACTTAAAGATGGATATTCTTTAAGAAATATAAAATTAAAATGGCAATTAAACCACCTGTACAGGCAGTAACGAATTGGGGAAAACTCATCATTTGAGCAATGGGAGCTGGAACCTGTACCAATAAATTTACTGCCGTTACCAGTATAATGAATTTAACTATAGATGCGATGATAATTCCTAAAAATTTATTGCTAGATTTTAATAAGAAAAATGAAATTACTAATACACTATTTCCAAGTGCTATAAAGGGAATTAAAGGAATAAGGGGAGGAGGCAAGATTCCCCATATTGCTGCTATAATTGGAGTTAAAATACCTATTAAAATTCCTCCTTGCCATCCGACTATCATTGATGCCAGATACAGCACTGCGTTTACTAATGGACCAGTTATAAATTGAGGGAAAGCTCCCATTTGGAATAGTAAGGCAATAGCTAATAAAATTGAAGTCCTCGTTAGCCATTTAATATTGGTTTGGTGCATCTTTCTCCCCTTATTTAATATATTTCTTTAACCCTAAATTGTTTTATAATTTCATAAGATTTCAACTATTTTTTTATTTTTCTTATTAAAGTAGTTAGTATGAAGAAGATGGTGGGATTTTTCGCCCAATGGTTTTTTTAAAAATTCAGCATACAATTGTTTAATGGCTGAATTTTCATGGGATTTTCTAAATTCTCGTCCCTCATCTTCTTTATAGATTGCCTGAATTCTGGCTTTTCTTACTTCATCATTGGTCATACGTGGTTGACCGCCTCCGCCTATACAACCACCTGGACAAGTCATTATTTCAATAAAATGATATTCTTTTTCTCCTTTTAAGATTGCCTCGATAACTTTATTTGCATGTCCAAGTCCGTGAGCAACTGCAACTTTCAAGGTCACTCCTTCTAAGAACTTCCATTCCGGTAATACACCTTTTATAGTTAGCTGAGCCTCTTTTACTCCCTCCAATCCTTGAATAGAGGTTACATGGAGTTTATCAAAGGGCAGAGGTCTGCCGGTAACAATTTCATAGGCAGTACGAAGGGCGGCTTCCATAACCCCGCCGGTATTGGCAAAAATATCTGCTGCTCCGGTAGAAATACCTAATGGAGCATCCATTTCTCCATCTGGTAGGTTAACGAAGTCAATGCCGGCTTGTTTAATCATCTTTCCTAATTCCCGAGTGGTCAGGACATAATCCACATCCTGAACTCCGCTGTCGGTCATTTCATCGCGATTACATTCAAATTTTTTGGCAGTACAGGGCATAATTGATACTACTACCATATCTTCCTTCTTTATACCGATTTTATCAGCAAAATAGGTCTTGGCAACAGCTCCAAACATCTGCTGTGGTGATTTACAGGTAGAAACATTATCCATCAATTCAGGATAGAAATGCTCCATGTAATTAATCCAACCGGGAGAGCAGGAAGTAAACATGGGCAATTTTACCTTTTCATCTTTATCTACTAACTTCTTCTTGAGGCGGGTCAACAATTCATTTCCTTCTTCTATGATAGTAAGATCAGCAGCAAAATTAGTATCAAACACCTGTTTAAATCCTAATCTCCTCAAAGCATTAACCATGCGACCTTTAACCAGGGTACCTGGCGGTAAGTCAAAACATTCGCCCAATGCTGCGCGAATAGCCGGAGCAGTTTGCACTATGACATATTTGTTCGGATCTTCCAGAGCTTCCCAGATTTTATCAGTATCATCATGTTCTATAATGGCACCTACAGGGCAAACGACAGCACATTGTCCACATTGGACACAAACAGCATCTGATAATAAATCAACTTGTCCAGGACCAATAATGGTGTTGAATCCACGGTAACGGGGAGCCAAGGTTGCCACCTTTTGTACTTCCTGACAGGCAGAAACACATCGACGGCATAAAATACATTTATTTGGGTCTCTAACTATACCTGGGGTGCTGGTATCAAGAGGAAGTTTTTCTTTGTCAGATTGAAATCTTACCTCTCTAATTCCATATTCTTCAGCTAATGCTTGTAATTCACAATTCTGATTTCGGTCACAGGTATTACATTCCCAGGGATGTGAACTTAAAAGTAGTTCTAATAGAACCTTCCTAGCATTTCTTACTCTTTTACTGTTTGTTTTGATTTTCATACCTTCCGTTACTTCAGTTATACAAGAGGGTGGCAAAGTAGCCATACCTTCTACTTCTACAACACACATACGACAAGAACCAGGATTCTGGAGTCCTTCTAAATAACAAAGAGTTGAGATCTTAATGCCTATCTTTTGAGCAGCTTTTAAAATGGTTGTTCCTTCCTCAACTTCTAAAGGTATATTATTTATTTCAACTTTTACTGCCATTTTATTCTCCTAGTTTTCTGTTTTTAATATTCAAGATAAAATAATATTTTATTTTTTATATAAATTTTAATGATATTTATTCTAAAGATAGTATTAGATAGCATTTGGAATTCTAGGGAGAAGGTAAAGAAGAGTGACAATAATGAGTTATATGAAATGGTGCAATAAACGAGCTAATAATGCCCATATTCCCTCCTTTCCAAAGATGGGAGGCATGGCAATTTCTAACCATACCCTCGAGATTTTTATATCTGCCGGTTGTTTTCCATGGATTACTCTTTAGGTAAAACAACTCGGAGAGATAGTAAATATTTTAATTTCATTTTTTGTTAATATAACATAAGAGCAAAAGCAAATCAAGTGATTTATAAAGATAGGGATAATATTGCGGTAAGAGGGGTAATCGAGTCTTGGAATGATGTTATATACTAACCAGGTATATTTTGAAGATTTGATCCAACCTGAATTTTTTCGATTAACTTTTCTGTTTATCCTTTCCTTTTTATAAATGCAATAAACAAATATCTACTTGTTTTCTATTTTACATTATAATATGATGATGTGAAAAGAAGCATATATGTTTAATATTAAATTATTGAAGGAGACAGAAAAAATGCCTATTGCATTAAAGCGTATCTATGAAGCACCTGTACCACAGGACGGATATCGTGTTCTTGTTGATCGGCTTTGGCCCCGTGGACTTTCTAAAGAACGGACAAAAATAGACCAATGGCTTAAAGAAGCCGCTCCTTCGGATTGGTTACGAAAGTCTTTCCATTCAGGTGAATTAAGCTGGGATGATTTTGAAAGAAGTTATTTATTGGAGTTGGAGAAACACGAGAAAATACTGAAGACTTTGGTAGAACATTCCAGGAAAGATCAGGTTACCTTACTCTTTAGTTCTAAGAATGAAGAAAAAAATAATGCCTCAGTTTTAAAACATTATCTGATAAAATTAGAATCCAGAAAAGAATTATTTTAGACAAAGGATATTATTATGAGGCAAATTTCTGATCTGGTTAGAATAGGAACCTGAAACTGGAAATATCCTTCCTGGAAAGGGATTGTCTATTCAGAAGAGGTTGGTAATAAGTATCTATCAGAATATGCTAAGCATTATGATACAGCTGAAATTGACCAGTTGTTCTGGTCGTTGTTTCCGGGTAACAAAGTTGTTTTACCCAGACCGGAAGTTATCAGGGAATATGTGTCCTCTGTCTCCCAACAATTTCAGTTTAGTGTAAAAGTCCAGAATTCCATTACTCTGACTCATTATTATTCGCAAAACAAAAAAATGCCCTTAACTGACCCCCCCCTTTTTCTCTCTAATGAACTTTTTGCTGAATTTTACCATTTACTGCATCCCATGAAAGATCATCTAACTGCATTTATCTTTCAGTTTGAATATCTGAATAACAAGAAGATGCCAGGTCAAAAAATTTTTCAGGACAAAATTTCCAGGTTTATGAGCAGGTGTCCATCTGATATAAATTATTGTATAGAGATTAGAAATCTCAATTACCTGAATAAAGAATATTTTTCTTTTTTAAAATCCTCTAATCTGAGTCATGTATTTTTGCAAGGATATTACATGCCTCCTATCTTTAACCTGTATAAAAAATATCATGATCTCATTGAAAAATTTACTGTAATTAGACTTATGGGTGGTGATCGAAAGGTAATGGAAGAGAAAAGCCAGGGTAATTGGAATTAGTTATGGGAATCCAGAGAAGAAGAACTTAATCGATTGGCAGATATGATACGTGCTTTGATCATAAAAAATATACGCCTGTTTATTAATGTCAATAATCACTATGAAGGCTCTGCCCCCTTAACTATTGAACGTATTGTCAGCCGTTTGTAGCCAGCGGGGTTCTATCTGTACTGATTTTAACTTGTCGGCAAGAAATTCTATTGTTTCTGAACAAATAGCCTGAAGGAAAAGAAATCAATCCCTACAAATAGAAGACTTCATCCAGTTATTAATACTGATTTGATTTCAGAAAGTTGCGAACTTCTTTATTAAACATATCGGTGGCTCTATAGAATATTTATACTTAATCAATTAAATGTAAATCAAATTATGGCTATATTAATTATCCCAGGGGTATGGATGTATCGTGAAAAAAATTATCAAATATCCTGGGGAATATTTATAACACTGAACAAGGTAAATAGAGAGGAAAAGAAGACAAAATGCAAAATAGTTTTGGGTGTTAGTAGAATAAAAAAAGTGTATAATAATATAGTATAAGTGTTTGTTCGTTCTATGATAAATGATCTTTAACTTAAAGATAGAAGGGAGGAGGATAATTTTATTGTTACTTTTGCCAAGAAAAATAGATTTCTTAAGGAGGTATCACTATGAGGCAAAGTCTTTTTTTCGATAAATGTATAAAAATATTGTCACTAACATTTGTAATAACTTTTCTTTGTTTAACAATAGGTCTTTCCG
This genomic window from Atribacterota bacterium contains:
- a CDS encoding NADH-dependent [FeFe] hydrogenase, group A6; translation: MAVKVEINNIPLEVEEGTTILKAAQKIGIKISTLCYLEGLQNPGSCRMCVVEVEGMATLPPSCITEVTEGMKIKTNSKRVRNARKVLLELLLSSHPWECNTCDRNQNCELQALAEEYGIREVRFQSDKEKLPLDTSTPGIVRDPNKCILCRRCVSACQEVQKVATLAPRYRGFNTIIGPGQVDLLSDAVCVQCGQCAVVCPVGAIIEHDDTDKIWEALEDPNKYVIVQTAPAIRAALGECFDLPPGTLVKGRMVNALRRLGFKQVFDTNFAADLTIIEEGNELLTRLKKKLVDKDEKVKLPMFTSCSPGWINYMEHFYPELMDNVSTCKSPQQMFGAVAKTYFADKIGIKKEDMVVVSIMPCTAKKFECNRDEMTDSGVQDVDYVLTTRELGKMIKQAGIDFVNLPDGEMDAPLGISTGAADIFANTGGVMEAALRTAYEIVTGRPLPFDKLHVTSIQGLEGVKEAQLTIKGVLPEWKFLEGVTLKVAVAHGLGHANKVIEAILKGEKEYHFIEIMTCPGGCIGGGGQPRMTNDEVRKARIQAIYKEDEGREFRKSHENSAIKQLYAEFLKKPLGEKSHHLLHTNYFNKKNKKIVEIL
- a CDS encoding ECF transporter S component: MHQTNIKWLTRTSILLAIALLFQMGAFPQFITGPLVNAVLYLASMIVGWQGGILIGILTPIIAAIWGILPPPLIPLIPFIALGNSVLVISFFLLKSSNKFLGIIIASIVKFIILVTAVNLLVQVPAPIAQMMSFPQFVTACTGGLIAILILYFLKNIHL
- a CDS encoding DUF488 family protein; its protein translation is MPIALKRIYEAPVPQDGYRVLVDRLWPRGLSKERTKIDQWLKEAAPSDWLRKSFHSGELSWDDFERSYLLELEKHEKILKTLVEHSRKDQVTLLFSSKNEEKNNASVLKHYLIKLESRKELF
- a CDS encoding DUF72 domain-containing protein; this encodes MVYSEEVGNKYLSEYAKHYDTAEIDQLFWSLFPGNKVVLPRPEVIREYVSSVSQQFQFSVKVQNSITLTHYYSQNKKMPLTDPPLFLSNELFAEFYHLLHPMKDHLTAFIFQFEYLNNKKMPGQKIFQDKISRFMSRCPSDINYCIEIRNLNYLNKEYFSFLKSSNLSHVFLQGYYMPPIFNLYKKYHDLIEKFTVIRLMGGDRKVMEEKSQGNWN